In the genome of Pseudoalteromonas xiamenensis, the window TAATTTTGGAATTGCCTCAATTTTATAGCCTGTACCTTGATATTCATAAGGGGGATGATTCGTAAAAGGTACGAGCATTACATCGACCCAGCCGCGACTAACCATTTTAGCCATGACTATCCAATCTGATTCATCAACAAGTGTTTTTGGCTTTAGCGCGTTAATTGTCTTCCAATCAACATACCACGCTTGGCTAGAAACAATTGAGACACCGCTTAAATCGGAGGTTATCTTTTTACTTACTTCAGCTATTCTAGAAGGGGAGGTAAAGATACCGGCAAAGTATTCCCCTTTACGAATTATAGGATCTGAAATGTAAACTTCGTCTTCGTATTTTGCTGCGTCACTGTACCAAATGGTGTCAAAACTAATTAATAACAAGCCATCTTTTAAAAGTCTTAAATTGCGCGCGTCATAATTGCCAAGTTCAAATTCAAACTGTAAGTTCAATCCCCCCAAGGCAATTGCTCTTTGTACCAGTATAAAGTCAACAACATCACGTTGACATACTTCGTGTTGAAAGTGCTCGATGGTCAGTGGTGAGTCACTACCTAAGAGTGTCTGGGTATATTCGTAAATATCTTTTTCAATAGTTATAGGCACTTCCAACCCATCAGAAGCGGATGTGCATAACGACATGAGGGTCAAAAAGGTTAAACAGGTTTTTTGCATGAATAAGTACCGTCGATTCCCTTATGAGTGTAGCGTAAAGTGTTATTTTTGGTTAAAAAAATAAACTTGCTAGACCAGTTTTCGTTTATTGCAAAATGAAAAAAAATCATATGCTGATACTATTTTTGAGCGCGGTAAAAGCTGCTATAAAAATAAACTTGCAACGAAAAGCATTCATCAAAGAGAGAATAGTCTGGTGCGGCTTTTCAAATTTAAAAGGAATAAAAAATGAAATTTGAACAGCTACTTACACACTTTGATATGGGCATTAGCATCGAGCAATTACAGAAAGAATCACTGTTAGACATTGCTATTTTGTTTATGGGACTTGATGGCGCAATTGATGATAAAGAAAAGCTTGTCGTTAAATCGTTTGCTCGCAATTTAGACTGGCATTCTGTTATTCCCCTCGATGATTACATTACGGACATGCAAGGGAAGTGTATTCTTGCCATCCAAAGTAACGAGGTTGAGTCATTTATTCAACACCGTTTGAAGCATATTGTAGATGCACCAATGCGAGACTTGGCTTTGAAACTAGCTACTGAAGTGTCAAAAGCGGATGGCACGGTTGATGACAAAGAACGCAGAGCATTGTCATTGCTTGAAGCGGAAATTATTTAGCCTGTACAAGAACGGTGAGACCTTGCGCTTTTCACCGTTCTTTAGGTATCAGTATTTGGAGCGTTTTTTCTTTCACAATAAGTCATTGAGTGCCTTGTCTAATGTAGGGTAGTCAAAATTGAAGCCCGCGCCAAGCAGACGTTTTGGATAAACTCCCTGCCCATAGATGAGTAAATCTGCCATTTCACCGAATAGTAATTTCATTACCCATGCAGGCATAGAGAGTAAGCAAGGCCTGTGAAGTTGTGCAGCGAGTGTTTTTGAAAATTCATGGTTGTTAACCGCGTTTGGTGCAGTCATATTGAAAATGCCGTTTGAAGTTGAATTTTCAAGCAAAAAAATGATGCCTTTGACCATGTCTTGGATGTGGATCCAAGACATTAATTGCCGGCCATCCGCAACTACACTACCTATTCCTAGCTTGAACGACGGCAGCAGTTTTTTTAGTGCTCCACCGTCTTTACTCAACACAATGCCAGTTCGGAGTATGCATACGCGAGTATTCTGGTTGGTCTTAAGTGCTTCATTTTCCCACATCGAACATAATTCATGTGAAAACTCAATAAAGGCTTCTTCAAACGATTCATCTATCAGTAGATTTGGCGATTGCCTACCGTAGTAGCCAATTGCACTTCCCGAGATAAAAACGCTAGGTGGATTTACACAGTTATTTATTTTCGAAACGAGCGATTGCGTTATCCCAAGTCTACTTTGCACAATTAACTGCTTCTGTTGCTCATTCCACCGTTTTTCAGCGATAGGCTCACCAGCCAAATTGATTACTGCATCAATATCATTAAAATCAACATCTTCAATGTGTGAGATTGGAGTGATATGATTTGAGCCACTGAACAGTTTATTGTCAGTGTTTCTTGTTAACACAAAAAGCGAGTGTGCGTTTAATTGAGCACAAAGCATGCTACCGATTAAACCAGTTCCACCTGTTATTAATATTTTCATAGAAGTTTATGTGACTGAAATATACTCTATATACGGTATAGTGGATGGTTTAGATTAGCGCGAGCGCCACGAATTTATTTGAAACACATTGTGGTATATGCGTGTTTCAACCGTTTGAAAGGGAAAAAGATGTCTCAAGTTTCACCCGCACATCGAACACTAGTAATACTCGCTTGTCTGGTTATTGTTTTTGCCGGAATTAAGCTTGCTAGTAGCATAGTTATTCCATTTATATTGGCAGCGTTTATCGCCATTATTTGTAGTCCAATGCTTCATTTCTTTGCTCGGTTTCATATACCAAAAGGCATTTCTATTTTGCTTATTATCGCAATCGTGGTTGGTATAGGTGTGAGTTTAGCTGGATTGGTCGGGCAATCTGTAACGGATTTTTCGAAACAGCTTCCAAGTTACAAGGCTCAGCTACAAGACAAGTTCGTGTGGTTAATTAATATCGCGGCAACGTATGGCGTACCGGTTGACAAGCAGCAACTCATTAAGCTCTTTGATCCAGGCCAAGTATTTGATGTGGCTACAAATACTTTGTCGAGCCTAGGTGGTGTGATGGCAAACATATTCCTCATCATGTTAACTGTTATCTTTATGCTTTTCGAGGCGCCAACCTTAAGTCAAAAAGTGCATCTCGCATTAGATGACCCTGAAATGAAAATGAAAGCCATTGACCGATTCTTAGAGTCTATCAACAGTTATCTTGCCATCAAAACGCTTGTTTCGCTGGCCACCGGTGTGTTGGTGAGTGTTTTCCTCTGGATCCTCGGGTTGGATTATTTTCTGTTATGGGGCGTTATTGCTTTCTTTTTGAATTACATTCCAAACATTGGTTCAATCATCGCCGCCGTGCCCGCTGTTTTACTTGCACTTGTTACACTCGGTCCGTTGGAATCTGGAATTGTTGCAATTGGTTATGTCATCATTAATACGGTGATGGGCAATATCATTGAACCGAAATTTATGGGTAAAGGGCTTGGGTTATCAACGTTGGTTGTTTTCTTATCACTCATTTTTTGGGGATGGCTACTCGGAACGGTGGGTATGTTGTTGTCGGTTCCTCTCACTATGGTCGTTAAGATAGGTTTAGAAAATACAGAGAAAGGGAAGTGGCTTGCGGTCTTACTAGGGAACGTTGATGAAAACAAAGATGCCCACTAATAGGGCATCTTAAGCGTTTCTAAGTTTTGTTTACGTAAATTAATTTCGCAGGTTTTATAGGCAATTGCCGCCTTCGTTGGATTAGGCATTTTATGCAAATAACGCCATCTGCAGGTGTCTTCCATATAATTTACTTGGTTACTGGCAGCTCGTTTAATGATAGGCAGGAGCTGAGTGTTACCAGTATCTTCCTGTATTTTTTCAATGTCTAGCTTGAGCTTTTGAAACCAAGTCTGTTCAGATGATTTTAACAGTTCGATATTTTGATCTAAACATTGGATATACTTTTTAGCTTTTTCAGGATGATCACTTTCAAGAGCACTGCAATCGCGCAAATTGTCTAGAGCATGTACAGAAGGAGCTAAAAGTAAGCTCAAAGCCATTAAATTAGTTCTTTTCATTTTTAAATTCTACCACAAATTCTGCGCCGCCGAGTCTCTGACTGACCTATCACTAAATTACCGTGATAGGAATTGACCAAGTCTGACACAATCGCCATACCTACGCCATGTCCTGCTTCATATGTGTCTAGCCGTTTGCCTCGGGTAAGAAGATCTTCTCGCTTGTCCTCTGGGACACCAGGCCCATCATCACTAACGCACAAGCGAACACCTTTGTTTTGCAAACGGGTCACCGTTATATCGACTTTGGATGCGCAAGCTTTACACGCGTTATCAATTAAATTGCCAAAAATTTCCATTAAATCTGTTTTGTCTCCAAGAAAAGCGGCTTTCTCTTCACATGAAAACGTAAATTCAATGTCTTTTTGGTGATAAACCTTTCTCATTGCATTAAGTATAGACTGTACAATAGGTTCAATTTCAGTTTGCTTTTTCCAAGCATCAGAAGCACCCGTTGCAGCTCGCTTTAATTGATGCTCAATCATTGCGTTAATGCGGTCAAGTTGCTCCTGAGCGTCTAAATCGTTTGCTAAGGGACTCGATTTCAAAACCGCTAAAGGTGTTTTTAAGGCATGCGCGAGATCACTTAATGAGGCTCGATACCGTTCTTTCTGACGTTGCTGTGATTCCAGTAGAAGGTTTAAGTCGAGCTTGATATTTCGAAGTTCGACAGGGTAGAGTCCTGACACTCGTTCTCGATTGCCAGCTTCAATTTCTTTGATTTCTTTGTCCAGTCGTTGCAGCGGTCGTGCGTTCCAAATAAAGCCAAGCGCCATGAGTCCTGCAATCACAATCCCCATTATCAGCATCCACGTGACGAGTGTATCCCTAAATCGACCCATTTGAGCGAGTAGAGCAGAGTTTTGCTTTAATAAGATAAAACGGGCTTGCTGTGAATGCTCCGCGTTGCCGAGGATAACCGTTAAGCTGAGTTGCCAATAGGCAACGCCTTGGTAATCAACACGTCTAAAATCTGAGTTACCAGCCTGCGCATCACTGAATTCGGGTGAGACGGAGAGATTTACAGCAGACTCGGAATACCAAATGAGTTCGTTACCTTGATAAATTAGCGCGTAAGTATCTGAGTTGAGGCGATTGAGTTCGGGTGCCAAGATGCTTCTGGGCATGCCAATTCCCTCATCCAAAAATTCAACTTCTGAGATAAGCGAATATAAGTGTGCTTCAAGTGTATTGCGCGTGGCTTCGACCAGAGAATCGTAATAAGCACGACCAATCGAAAAGAAAAGCGAAGGTAAAGCAACAACTAAAACAAAGACAAGGATAAATCCTTGTCTTATTTTTAGGGATATTTGCGGTCCAATTACCACTGTGTTTTTAACCTATATCCTCTACCGCGAAGCGTCTCAACAGGGTTAAGTTCGCCCGATGGGTCAAGTTTCTTACGAAGGCGTAGTACGAAAACTTCGATAACGTTTGAATCTAAGTCGAAGTCTTGATCATAGATATGTTCAGTGAGACTCAGCCTTAGAAATAACCTTTTGTGGGTTTACCATCATGTATTCGAGGACTTTATACTCGTAAGCCGTTAAACTCATTTCTTCATCGTTCACCCAAACTTGTTGAGAGCGGGTATTTAGTTTAATTGGGCCGATAATAATTTCAGGGTTCGCTTGGCCTGCACTGCGACGTATAAGCGCATTACAGCGCGCAATCAATTCTTCTACATGGAATGGTTTCGTTAAGTAATCGTCTGCGCCAGCGTCGAGACCTTCAACTTTGTCTTGCCATCTGTCGCGAGCTGTTAAAATGAGGATTGGGATATCAACTTCAGCAGCTCTTGCTTTTTTAATCAGCTCAATACCATCAAGTTTAGGTAAACCTAAGTCGATAACCGCCATGTCGAGCGGGTACTCTTTTATATGGAATAAGCCAGACTCACCATCATGGCAAACATCAACACTGTATTTTTCTTTTTTCTAGAGCATTTCGCAGGTTGTCTGCCAAATGCAAATCGTCTTCAATTACCAAAATTCGCATGGTTTAGTCCTTACGCACAGCGCCTGTCTTCTTGTCTACTTGTACATCAAGCACCCGGCCATTTGAACCGAGAATTCGAATGATGTAGTACGAGCCTTGATCTGTAATTTTAAGTGTCTTACCGCTGTATTCCTTTAATGCTAATTCAACGGCTTCCTTTTTAGTCAATGTGTCAGAGTCTGTTTTCCCAAAGGCTGGTGGCAAAGACCAAATACTCAGTCCAATCACCGCAACTAAAGTGAACAATCTCATCATCTAACTCCAATTTTCTGGGTTACGACATCGTAGGCTTTTACACAGACTACAAATGCAAGGCATGGTACAAGCCTAGTCGCGACGCTCTGAACTCTTCCTGAATTAAAATGAATACCTTAAAACACGCGTTTGAACGGTTTTACGATACTTTCCTTGTAGACGCCAGCGTCTAGGTAAGGGTCAGCAGCAGCCCAAGTTTTAGCGGCTTCAAGCGAGTCAAACTCTGCGATAACCAATGAACCTGTGAATCCAGCAGAGTCTCGGATCATTACTGTCGATAGCTGGAAGAGGACCCGCAGTAAATAATCTTCCTTCTTCTTTTAGCGCTTCTAATCGTGCAAGATGTAGTGGGCGAGTTGCTAAGCGTTTATCGAGCGAATTTTCAACATCGATAGAGTAAATCATGTACAACATATTAATCCTTGGCACTTTTTATGTGGTTCTATGGCGTATCTTAGACTGTCTCATGGGTATGTGTAAACGTAATGCGCCAGTAATTAGTCGGGTTTAACGGCATAACACTTGAAATCGTTGAGCTAAGACTGGTAGAGTCGGCCGGATATTGGAAAAAATAATAATAAGGTAGTTCGCATGAGTAGCAATCGAGAGCATTTTAGCTCGCGACTAGGGTTTATTTTAGCGGCCGCAGGATCGGCAGTAGGTATTGGAAACCTAGTGGGTTTCCCTGTCTCTGCAACAAAAAACGGTGGTGGCGCATTTCTTCTCATCTACGCATTGTTTGTAGCGTTCATTTGTTTACCTGTCATGATGGCCGAAATGGCGATGGGTCGAAAAGCCCAAAAAGACCCATATGGTGCCTACAAGAAACTGTCGGACCGTTCAACGAAATGGTCAATAGCGGGTATGCTTGGTGTGATCACGCCATTTATGATCGCGGTATTTTATATGGTCATCACTGTCTGGATTTTCGGTTATCTTGCTCAGACAACACTCGGTAATTTGGACCTGTTAGCGCAACCTGAACATTTTGATACATTTATCAACAACACCAACGTGTTCTGGTACATGATAGTAGTGGCTGTCATTGTTAATTTGATATTAGTTGGTGGCGTTAAAGAAGGAATTGAAAAGGCATCTAAAGTATTAATGCCAGCATTGTTTGTGTTATTGATTGGTTTAGTGGCTTATGTGCTTACACTTGATAACGCGATGGCTGGTGTGAAATTTTATATTGTGCCGGACATTTCCAAACTTAATGCAGGTGTATTGAACGGCGCGCTTTCACAAGCGTTTTTCTCGTTGTCATTAGGTATGGGGATTCTAATGACTTACGCGTCTTATATATCTAAAAAAGACGACATAGTTGGTGGTGCGCGTATGGTTGCCATTACCGATTCACTGGTCGCGTTTATCGCGGGATTAATGGTACTGCCTGCAATTTTCAGTTTTAACCCAAACACCAATCCTGAAGAACTGTCAGACTCGTCAGTTTCTATGATTTTTGTCTATTTGCCTAAACTGTTACTCGCATTGCAATCAGACATTGGCTACGTTGGCGCATCATTAGTTGCGGGTGTGTTCTTCCTGCTGGTTTTCTTTGCTGCTATTACATCGCTTGTGTCAATTGTTGAGGTACCTACCGCTACATTAATCGAAGAAGCTCGCCTGAGTCGTAAAAAGGCACTTATGGTGCTTGCTGCATCTATCGGTATTCTTACTGTGATGTGTACGATGTCATTTGGCATGGTTGAATGGTTAACCAAGTTTACTTGGTATGGTGGTGCTAACAAGAGCATGTTTGACTTGGTTTACGATATCTTCTACGACACTATTTTGCCTTTGAACGGGTTAATCGTGTGTATTTTTGTTATGTATAAATGGAAAAAAGCGAAACTTTCTGAAGAGCTAGCTCAAGGTTGTGAAGGCTATGAAGGCAGTTGGATGGAGAAGTACGTTAACTTCTCGCTATCGACCTTTATTCCTGTGATTTTGCTCGCCATTTTTATTAATACTGTCGCAACGAAATTTTTCGGTACCAGTCTATTCGGTTTCTAAGTGTTCAAATTGGTAGGGTGTGTATACACCTTACCAATTTGCCCCAGAGTCTAGATATCCACCCAATCCCAACGTAAATATCCAAAGCCCCCACAAACTATGTTCTAGTACACACACCAAAAGTGAACGGCTTTGTGCGTAAGTGTACGCAAATAACAAGCCCCCACAAAACGACAGCAGAATAGCCATCAAGTTATCGTAGACGCAATGAGCCAAAGCAAACGTTAACGCGCTTAGGATCACACGGTGTGATTTTTTCGGAATAATTCGTTTGTAGCGATGAAAGAAATAACTCCTAAATATAAGCTCTTGTGGCAACACGGAGAGCAGCGGGTACACAATCAGTAGTCTTAGCCAATCTAATGGAGATTGCCGTGGTAGGGCAAACCAGTTGTCTTGATTGATAAGGCCATAAAGCATGCCAGAGAATAGCGCACCGATTAGGAAAAAGGTGAAAAGACGTTGTTTCACTGCGGAAAATGTACCTAAGGTTGTTAACCTAAAGCGCTTGAAATGCGGGTCGGTAAGTAACAAAAAGGCGCAGATCGCCATAAGGATTATTAATGCAGGAAGCAGCCAGTTAGCAAGTTGTGCTCGGAATTGATATGCCATTAAAGGCAAACCAAAAAACACAAAAATCAGTTCACACCACCGATATTGAGAAGAGTTCAAGGTCTTGTTCAATTTATGGACTGTATGTTCAGACTATAGACCAAGAAAGGCAGCTTTGTGACGAAATTCACAGACTTGAGAAAATTTTGAATGCCGCGCCTAAAATTAAGTTAGTTAGGCGCGGCAGAATGTGATTACTGTTCTTCTGGTAAGAACTTGTACACTTTAAACATCGTAAATACGATTGCGATAAAAGTAATACCCATCAATCCAAACACTTTAAAATTCACCCACGTATCGAGCGAATAGTTAAACGCCACGTAAAGATTTAAGACCGCAATACTTAAAAATAGGAAAACCCAAAGTACCAGAAGCTGATTAAAAATTGCGTTAGGAATATTAATTTCAACTTCTTGCTCTTTCTGCACTGAAGAGAAAAGGCCCATTAATGCTTTTTCCACTAAGTTGGTTTTAAAGAGCAGTTTCCCAAATAAGATGGACAAGCCGAGTAGTGCGTAGATGATAGAGACTTTCCATTGAATAAACTGTTCGTCGTGAAATGCCAGAGTCATCCCTCCAAGCACCACGGCAATCCCCGCAAAAATCCAGTGTCGGGTTTCTATTTTTCCAGTAGAAACTTTGTAATACACCAATTGGACAATCGCAGCGATGATTAAAACGCCAGTTGCCCAAAAAATGTCGACGGCTTTATAAACGACAAAAAATAAAATAAGTGGCAAATACTCGAATAACAGTGCCATAAAATAAGTCTCTCCTAATAAGATAACGTGGTTTTACCAAGTTGTTCAAAGAAGTTCAAGATTGACTTTACTCTTTAATTCCCATAGCCTGCCGAGCTTTTCGAGTGTCGTTGCGAGAAACAGAAGGAAAACGGATGAACAAAAAGTCGCTTGTTGAGCTTATGTCAGCACAAGCTGAACTACCGAAAACTCACGTAAACGCTGCATTAAATAGCCTACTTGCAATCATCACAAAACGTCTATCTGAAGGTGACCAAGTCCAACTTCACAATTTGGGGACGTTTACCCTGAGTTATCATCCTGCCAAAGAGGGTCGTAATCCACAGACAGGTGAGAAAATTTTAATAGAGGGTGCAAACAAAGTGTTGTTTAAGCCTGCCAAAGCGCTGAAAGAGGCACTTTCTAATTAAAGAAAGTGCCAAAAAGAGGGGGGACTTATCGATGTGTCGCTGCTTTCATGCTACGGACGAATTGAGTCAACGTAGTGAGCATGTTCGGAAAGTCACTAAGATTTTGTTCGATGATTTTGACGACGGCCGAACCACTGATTGCTCCAGCAGCGCCAGCCTCTAACGCAGCCTTTACATGCTCCGGTGTGGAAATACCAAAGCCAAGAAGTGCAGGCGCCGCTCGATAGCTTAGCAATTTATCAACAATGTCCCCAGCAGGCATTTCAGCAACGGTGTCTGTACCTGTTACGCCAGCACGAGAAAGCAGATAGGTATAACCTCTACCATAGGACGCGCATTGGCGAAGCGTATCATCGTCCGCGTTCGGTGTTGCGATAAAAATAGGGGCTATTTCATTTGCCATAGCCGCCTGTCTAAAACGTTTAGATTCATGCAGAGGCACATCAGCAACGAGCACGGAATCGACACCAACGGCGCGAGCTTGTTCATAAAATGAGTCTATGCCCTTGGCAAAAACCAAATTTGAGTACAGCAGCAAACCAATAGGAATGTTTGCGTTGTACTCTCGTATGGCTTTAATTATGTCAAAACTGTCTTGGGTATTAATATGTGCGTTCAGAGCACGGATATTGGCAGACTGAATTACTGGACCATCTGCGATAGGGTCAGAAAACGGAATACCCAGTTCTAACGCGTCTGCACCGCCATCGATCAAGGCTTTGATTATTTCAATGCTCTGTTCTTTAGAAGGATCACCGAGTGTTACAAACGGTACAAATGCGCCTTCATTTTTCTTATTTAACTGTTCGAACAGTTCGTCATAGCGTCTCATAGTGAACCTCTCTTCGCTAATACTTGGTGAACATGGGTTAGGTCTTTATCGCCTCGTCCACTTAGATTCACAACAAGGATGGTCTCTTCGGTTTGCGCTTCGGCGTATTTTAGCGCGTACGCAAGGGCATGGCTTGATTCAAGCGCTGGGATAATCCCTTCATTTTTTGCTAAGGCTTGGAACGCATCCAGCGCTTCGTCATCTGTGATGCCAACGTATTGCGCACGACCAGTTTCAGCCAAATACGCATGTTGAGGACCTACGGCGGGATAATCAAGTCCAGCAGATACGGAATACGACTCCTCTATCTGGCCGTCTTGGTTTTGCATAATAAACGTGTAAGCTCCGTGCAAAATGCCTTTTGAACCTTTACAGATAGCCGCACCATGTTCCTCGGTATCTAAACCTTTGCCAGCAGGCTCTACGCCAATTAATTTTACACTTGAGTCACCAATGAAATCGGCGAACATCCCGATTGCATTTGAACCGCCGCCCACACAAGCTATTACAGCATCCGGCAAACGGCCTTCTGCATTAAGCACTTGCTCTTTCGCCTCTATTCCAATCATTTTTTGGAATTCACGGACAATTGTTGGGAATGGGTGGGGGCCGGCCGCTGTACCTAGTAGGTAATGTGCAGTCTTATAGTTCGCTGACCAATCACGAAGCGCTTCGTTTACTGCGTCTTTCAGCGTTCCAGAACCCGCGGTAACCGGTATCACTTCTGCGCCCATTAAACGCATACGAAATACGTTGGGTTGTTGGCGTTCGACGTCTTTTGCACCCATATAGATACGGCATTTTAAGCCAAGGAGCGCGCATGCTAATGCTGTCGCTACGCCATGTTGACCAGCACCAGTTTCAGCAATGACTTCATTCTTGCCCATTCTTTTAGTCAACAGTGCTTGCCCTAATACCTGATTTGTTTTGTGCGCGCCACCATGAAGTAAATCTTCACGTTTCAAATAGAGTTTTACTTTCGGATTTTTTACTAAATTACGCGTTAGAGTAAGTGGTGTTGGTCGTCCTGCGTACTCAGTAAGGAGTTGATTAAACTCCGTCAAAAACGCAGGATCGTTTTGCGCTTTTTCAAATTCTGCATCTAGTTGTTTTAATGCTGGCACTAATAATTCTGGGACAAACATGCCACCAAAATCGCCAAAATAACCTTTGTTACTCATGTCCACCTCAATAATTTCTAATTTGCGAAAAAGCATCGTTGATTTTATCTACACACTTTTTGCCAGGAGTAAGTTCGACTCCTGAATTTAAATCAAAACCGAGCGCACCGACTTTGTGTGCGTCTGGAATATTTGCTGCACTGAGTTCCCGCCAGCTAGTATAAATGGGGTTTTAAGGTCTTTGATGAGTTCCCAGTTAAATTGCTTGCCGGTTCCACCGGATTGCCCATTCGCTTTAGTATCAAAAATATGTCTATCGACTAGTTCAAAGAGATCGGGCTGGACATCCGAAACACCCAATGCTTTCCAAATCTGACAATTTACAGGCAAAAGATTTCGAAGCAGCGTGATGTAATCTGCGTCTTCATCGCCATGGAGCTGGACGGCCGCGAGCTTTAATGTATTGGCGTACTCAGCCACTTCTTCCAGAGATGAGTTGACAAACACACCCACA includes:
- a CDS encoding TIGR01777 family oxidoreductase, producing the protein MKILITGGTGLIGSMLCAQLNAHSLFVLTRNTDNKLFSGSNHITPISHIEDVDFNDIDAVINLAGEPIAEKRWNEQQKQLIVQSRLGITQSLVSKINNCVNPPSVFISGSAIGYYGRQSPNLLIDESFEEAFIEFSHELCSMWENEALKTNQNTRVCILRTGIVLSKDGGALKKLLPSFKLGIGSVVADGRQLMSWIHIQDMVKGIIFLLENSTSNGIFNMTAPNAVNNHEFSKTLAAQLHRPCLLSMPAWVMKLLFGEMADLLIYGQGVYPKRLLGAGFNFDYPTLDKALNDLL
- a CDS encoding AI-2E family transporter translates to MSQVSPAHRTLVILACLVIVFAGIKLASSIVIPFILAAFIAIICSPMLHFFARFHIPKGISILLIIAIVVGIGVSLAGLVGQSVTDFSKQLPSYKAQLQDKFVWLINIAATYGVPVDKQQLIKLFDPGQVFDVATNTLSSLGGVMANIFLIMLTVIFMLFEAPTLSQKVHLALDDPEMKMKAIDRFLESINSYLAIKTLVSLATGVLVSVFLWILGLDYFLLWGVIAFFLNYIPNIGSIIAAVPAVLLALVTLGPLESGIVAIGYVIINTVMGNIIEPKFMGKGLGLSTLVVFLSLIFWGWLLGTVGMLLSVPLTMVVKIGLENTEKGKWLAVLLGNVDENKDAH
- a CDS encoding PepSY domain-containing protein, with translation MMRLFTLVAVIGLSIWSLPPAFGKTDSDTLTKKEAVELALKEYSGKTLKITDQGSYYIIRILGSNGRVLDVQVDKKTGAVRKD
- a CDS encoding sodium-dependent transporter, translated to MSSNREHFSSRLGFILAAAGSAVGIGNLVGFPVSATKNGGGAFLLIYALFVAFICLPVMMAEMAMGRKAQKDPYGAYKKLSDRSTKWSIAGMLGVITPFMIAVFYMVITVWIFGYLAQTTLGNLDLLAQPEHFDTFINNTNVFWYMIVVAVIVNLILVGGVKEGIEKASKVLMPALFVLLIGLVAYVLTLDNAMAGVKFYIVPDISKLNAGVLNGALSQAFFSLSLGMGILMTYASYISKKDDIVGGARMVAITDSLVAFIAGLMVLPAIFSFNPNTNPEELSDSSVSMIFVYLPKLLLALQSDIGYVGASLVAGVFFLLVFFAAITSLVSIVEVPTATLIEEARLSRKKALMVLAASIGILTVMCTMSFGMVEWLTKFTWYGGANKSMFDLVYDIFYDTILPLNGLIVCIFVMYKWKKAKLSEELAQGCEGYEGSWMEKYVNFSLSTFIPVILLAIFINTVATKFFGTSLFGF
- a CDS encoding CPBP family intramembrane glutamic endopeptidase; amino-acid sequence: MNSSQYRWCELIFVFFGLPLMAYQFRAQLANWLLPALIILMAICAFLLLTDPHFKRFRLTTLGTFSAVKQRLFTFFLIGALFSGMLYGLINQDNWFALPRQSPLDWLRLLIVYPLLSVLPQELIFRSYFFHRYKRIIPKKSHRVILSALTFALAHCVYDNLMAILLSFCGGLLFAYTYAQSRSLLVCVLEHSLWGLWIFTLGLGGYLDSGANW
- a CDS encoding inner membrane-spanning protein YciB; this translates as MALLFEYLPLILFFVVYKAVDIFWATGVLIIAAIVQLVYYKVSTGKIETRHWIFAGIAVVLGGMTLAFHDEQFIQWKVSIIYALLGLSILFGKLLFKTNLVEKALMGLFSSVQKEQEVEINIPNAIFNQLLVLWVFLFLSIAVLNLYVAFNYSLDTWVNFKVFGLMGITFIAIVFTMFKVYKFLPEEQ
- a CDS encoding HU family DNA-binding protein, with the protein product MNKKSLVELMSAQAELPKTHVNAALNSLLAIITKRLSEGDQVQLHNLGTFTLSYHPAKEGRNPQTGEKILIEGANKVLFKPAKALKEALSN
- the trpA gene encoding tryptophan synthase subunit alpha, translated to MRRYDELFEQLNKKNEGAFVPFVTLGDPSKEQSIEIIKALIDGGADALELGIPFSDPIADGPVIQSANIRALNAHINTQDSFDIIKAIREYNANIPIGLLLYSNLVFAKGIDSFYEQARAVGVDSVLVADVPLHESKRFRQAAMANEIAPIFIATPNADDDTLRQCASYGRGYTYLLSRAGVTGTDTVAEMPAGDIVDKLLSYRAAPALLGFGISTPEHVKAALEAGAAGAISGSAVVKIIEQNLSDFPNMLTTLTQFVRSMKAATHR
- the trpB gene encoding tryptophan synthase subunit beta, which gives rise to MSNKGYFGDFGGMFVPELLVPALKQLDAEFEKAQNDPAFLTEFNQLLTEYAGRPTPLTLTRNLVKNPKVKLYLKREDLLHGGAHKTNQVLGQALLTKRMGKNEVIAETGAGQHGVATALACALLGLKCRIYMGAKDVERQQPNVFRMRLMGAEVIPVTAGSGTLKDAVNEALRDWSANYKTAHYLLGTAAGPHPFPTIVREFQKMIGIEAKEQVLNAEGRLPDAVIACVGGGSNAIGMFADFIGDSSVKLIGVEPAGKGLDTEEHGAAICKGSKGILHGAYTFIMQNQDGQIEESYSVSAGLDYPAVGPQHAYLAETGRAQYVGITDDEALDAFQALAKNEGIIPALESSHALAYALKYAEAQTEETILVVNLSGRGDKDLTHVHQVLAKRGSL